The Anopheles coluzzii chromosome 2, AcolN3, whole genome shotgun sequence genome window below encodes:
- the LOC120961379 gene encoding uncharacterized protein LOC120961379, translating to MWNGALIVIVLLSLLYCCWDARKPKRFPPGPYWLPFIGSGLVMLKLVRSLHYFHLMWSKLCHQYGPIVGVRFGQDRIIVVSGREAIRAMYAKDQFDGRPDGYFFRMRSFGQRLGVALTDGPHWEVQRKFAVRTMKQLGMGRNDFVRVIEREVQELVENFHRRAVKGETFPMSGSMDVALLNVLWVLLAGQRFELENERLGWLADTVHRTFHVIDVSGGTLNRFPWLRYVCPESSGYGPMLRLLKPLWGFLKETIETIRKNPHCPSRRDSLISAFLVEMSRTERHESFTESQLVSLCLDLFQASVETMSSVLGFAFLYMLHHPDVMRKVQQELDTVIGPDRLPTANDRPLLPYTEAVILEVERIATVVPGGLVHRAMEEVELCGYRIPKDAIVMPLLYSLQMDADYWIDPDVFRPERFLSVQGDRVMQHDLFIPFGAGRRRCLGESLAKPAVFLFFSAIMHRFEIECEGKELPSLNAVDGITLSPVPYTLRLAERVCSPFVKKEQCCKICGETEGPMESIFCKADDTAMLNKIYKCTRVEVTPVCGLISPVCEHCHRRIDAFDENAPPKVIEYVIKTDLDPEPLDYDPLNVGDISDPMGDDVKSEDDSEEPACIYVTKIVKRRGRRKASDEPVRSRAARRPGRPKLKVEPKKPRKSSSSLREEKTSLDEGSSCENEADHLGERPSSEKERSSSQDEDNSKFTDLDSDLDDDEALDHEEGEEEESALDEEVDEHTNSEEEPRKRGRPKRTARGATSKSPKQCEVCGKQVKYMAEHMRQHLIESQHPCPHCDRTFVQANNLRYHIRKHLGEKPYACKQCKKRFYCEAHLKSHMRVHGPQGLFQCTVCSKSFNQECNLKKHLRVHTGEKPYVCDKCGKRFNSTSNLRNHARLHTEERPLTCDHCAKSFVDVHHLQRHIRVHTGISCGYSFYLVDFQQNRKDSACSVKQNSDEVEFRDNLALLLHTLRQEAHCVTMRSARITLRTVIEPKRCTNCILRTKMVSIFKHPQVLAFTSELKCILNKQRQSFERASRTILTMITLTLAALALILLVAFLVKELWRLANYPPGPRWLPIVGNTPLIRRMASQHGGLLANVFDKLSESYQSSVIGLKLGRERVVVGLGYDEVKDILCNEAFQGRPDNFFIRLRTLGTRLGITCTDGSFWNEQRSFVTRHLRQVGYGRQAMHEQIQSELTELLDVLDTRAEQPLWPGSILALSVINVLWTIVTGSRVAREDDRLQRLLELLQERSKVFDMAGGTLNQLPWLRFIAPEWSGYNLVRHFNKQLTEFFYPTIEEHKGDFTEDRAVDDLIYAYIKEMRDREGTSNNGSNFTEVQLTMIILDIFIAGGQTTSATLDLALMMMIVHPEVQEKVHREIDSQLEPNAIPHYDDRLKLPYVEAFLLEVQRYFSIAPVNGPRRAVADCTLGGYRVPKDTTVLMGLRNVHMDPEHWGDPEVFRPERFLNEQRQIVNTERLLPFGQGKRRCLGETLARSCLFTFFMGVMKRFCLVGTDEASEDGTSMAPSLTLKPGITLSAKPYHVVFQPRRNQKGRLQEEIKERINYVQ from the exons ATGTGGAACGGTGCACTGATCGTGATCGTGCTGTTGTCGCTGTTGTACTGCTGTTGGGATGCCCGGAAGCCGAAAAGATTCCCCCCAG GCCCCTACTGGCTCCCGTTCATCGGCAGTGGTTTGGTGATGCTGAAGCTTGTCCGATCCCTCCACTACTTCCATCTAATGTGGTCCAAACTCTGCCACCAGTACGGTCCAATCGTTGGAGTGCGCTTCGGTCAGGATCGTATCATCGTCGTGTCGGGCCGTGAAGCGATCCGTGCCATGTACGCGAAAGATCAGTTCGACGGCCGTCCCGATGGGTACTTTTTCCGCATGCGTTCGTTCGGCCAGCGGCTCGGCGTAGCGCTAACGGATGGTCCACACTGGGAGGTGCAGCGCAAGTTTGCCGTGCGCACGATGAAACAGCTCGGCATGGGCCGGAACGACTTTGTGCGTGTGATCGAGCGGGAAGTGCAGGAGCTGGTGGAAAACTTCCATCGGCGGGCGGTGAAGGGAGAAACTTTCCCGATGAGTGGTTCGATGGATGTGGCGCTGCTGAACGTGCTGTGGGTTTTGCTGGCGGGGCAGAGGTTTGAGCTGGAGAATGAACGGTTGGGCTGGTTAGCGGATACCGTCCATCGGACGTTTCACGTGATCGATGTGTCGGGTGGAACGTTGAACCGGTTCCCTTGGCTGCGGTACGTTTGTCCGGAGAGCTCTGGGTATGGACCGATGTTACGGCTGCTTAAGCCACTTTGGGGATTTTTGAAG GAAACTATTGAAACTATTCGAAAGAATCCACACTGTCCCAGTAGGCGCGATAGTCTCATCTCGGCCTTCCTGGTGGAGATGTCCCGAACCGAGCGTCACGAATCGTTTACCGAATCGCAGCTCGTCAGCCTTTGCTTGGATCTGTTTCAGGCCAGCGTTGAAACGATGAGCAGCGTGCTAGGGTTTGCCTTTCTGTACATGTTGCACCACCCGGACGTGATGCGGAAAGTGCAGCAGGAGCTCGACACTGTCATTGGACCGGATCGGTTACCGACGGCTAACGATAGACCCTTGCTGCCATACACGGAGGCCGTCATCCTAGAGGTAGAACGCATAGCGACCGTCGTACCGGGCGGGCTTGTCCACCGAGCGATGGAGGAGGTGGAACTGTGCGGGTACCGGATACCGAAGGATGCCATCGTGATGCCACTGCTCTACTCGCTCCAGATGGATGCGGACTATTGGATCGATCCGGACGTGTTCCGGCCGGAACGGTTCCTCAGCGTGCAGGGTGACCGGGTGATGCAGCACGATCTGTTCATACCGTTCGGGGCGGGTCGGCGCCGCTGTCTTGGCGAATCACTGGCCAAACCGGCCGTTTTTCTGTTCTTTAGCGCGATTATGCACcggtttgaaattgaatgtgaaGGGAAGGAGCTGCCATCGCTGAACGCTGTCGATGGTATTACGTTGTCACCGGTACCGTACACACTGAGGCTGGCAGAACGGGTGTGTAG CCCCTTCGTGAAGAAGGAACAGTGTTGCAAAATTTGTGGCGAAACCGAGGGGCcgatggaatcgattttttGCAAAGCGGACGACACTGCCATGCTGAACAAAATCTACAAATGCACCCGGGTGGAG GTGACACCGGTTTGTGGCTTGATTTCCCCAGTCTGTGAGCACTGCCATCGACGGATCGATGCGTTCGATGAGAATGCACCGCCAAAGGTGATAGAGTACGTGATCAAGACCGATCTGGACCCGGAACCGCTCGACTATGATCCGCTGAATGTAGGCGACATTTCCGATCCGAtgggtgatgatg TCAAATCTGAAGATGATTCGGAAGAACCAGCATGTATTTACGTGACGAAAATTGTCAAACGTAGAGGAAGACGGAAAGCCAGCGACGAGCCAGTTCGAAGCAGAGCTGCACGACGGCCAGGTCGACCGAAACTAAAGGTTGAACCTAAGAAACCTCGAAAGAGTTCTAGTAGCTTACGCGAAGAAAAAACTTCCTTGGACGAGGGAAGCTCTTGCGAAAATGAAGCGGATCATTTGGGCGAACGACCGTCATCAGAAAAAGAGCGTTCCTCTTCCCAGGACGAGGACAATTCCAAATTCACCGATCTTGATTCAGATCTCGATGACGATGAAGCACTTGACCAcgaggagggggaggaggaagAATCCGCTCTGGATGAGGAAGTGGATGAGCACACCAACTCCGAGGAAGAGCCCCGCAAACGTGGACGCCCAAAACGTACCGCCCGGGGAGCAACGTCAAAAAGCCCAAAGCAGTGCGAAGTGTGCGGCAAGCAGGTGAAGTATATGGCGGAACACATGCGGCAGCATCTGATCGAATCGCAGCATCCCTGCCCACACTGCGACCGGACGTTCGTGCAGGCCAACAATCTCCGCTACCACATACGGAAGCATCTCGGCGAGAAACCGTACGCGTGCAAGCAGTGCAAAAAGCGATTCTACTGCGAGGCACACCTCAAGTCGCATATGCGTGTGCACGGACCGCAGGGCCTGTTCCAGTGTACCGTCTGCTCGAAAAGCTTCAACCAGGAGTGCAACCTGAAGAAGCATTTGCGTGTGCACACGGGCGAAAAGCCGTACGTGTGTGATAAGTGCGGGAAGCGCTTCAACAGCACGTCCAATCTGCGCAACCACGCCCGGCTGCACACGGAGGAGCGGCCGCTGACGTGCGATCACTGTGCGAAAAGCTTCGTCGATGTGCATCATCTGCAGCGGCACATTCGTGTCCATACGG GGATTTCTTGTGGATATAGCTTTTATCTTGTAGATTTTCAACAGAACCGGAAAGACTCGGCGTGTAGTGTAAAGCAAAACAGTGATGAAGTAGAATTTAGAGACAATCTTGCACTGCTGCTTCACACATTGAGGCAGGAAGCACATTGCGTGACGATGCGATCGGCACGCATCACCCTCCGAACGGTCATCGAACCCAAACGGTGCACGAACTGCATTTTGAGAACAAAGATGGTGTCTATATTTAAACACCCGCAGGTCCTTGCCTTCACATCAGAGCTCAAGTGCATCCTGAACAAGCAACGCCAGTCCTTTGAAAGAGCATCCAGAACGATCCTCACAATGATCACACTAACGTTGGCAGCATTGGCGCTGATTTTGCTGGTAGCATTTCTCGTGAAGGAACTATGGCGTCTAGCAAACTATCCTCCGG GTCCGAGATGGTTGCCAATCGTGGGCAATACACCACTGATCCGCAGGATGGCCTCCCAGCATGGCGGACTGTTGGCGAACGTGTTCGATAAGCTGTCGGAATCGTACCAGAGCAGCGTGATAGGCTTGAAGCTGGGCCGTGAGCGTGTGGTGGTGGGCCTGGGATACGATGAAGTGAAGGACATTCTGTGCAACGAAGCGTTCCAGGGTCGGCCGGACAATTTCTTCATTCGGTTGCGTACATTGGGAACAAG ATTGGGCATCACCTGTACGGATGGATCGTTCTGGAACGAGCAGCGAAGCTTCGTCACACGACACCTCCGCCAGGTGGGCTACGGACGACAGGCAATGCACGAACAGATCCAATCCGAGCTGACCGAACTGTTGGACGTGCTGGACACCCGTGCGGAGCAACCGCTCTGGCCAGGATCGATCCTCGCGCTCAGCGTCATCAACGTGCTGTGGACGATCGTGACTGGCTCTCGAGTGGCCCGAGAAGATGATCGATTGCAGCGACTGCTCGAGTTACTGCAGGAACGCTCGAAAGTGTTCGACATGGCCGGTGGAACCTTAAACCAGCTGCCCTGGCTGCGTTTCATCGCCCCGGAATGGAGCGGCTACAATCTGGTACGTCATTTCAACAAGCAGCTGACCGAGTTCTTCTATCCCACGATCGAGGAGCATAAGGGAGACTTTACCGAGGACAGGGCGGTGGACGATCTGATCTATGCGTACATCAAGGAAATGCGCGACCGGGAAGGAACCTCCAACAATGGCAGCAATTTCACCGAGGTGCAGCTGACGATGATCATCCTGGATATCTTCATCGCCGGTGGACAGACGACGAGTGCCACGCTTGATCTCGCgctcatgatgatgatcgttcaTCCGGAAGTGCAGGAAAAGGTGCATCGGGAGATTGATAGTCAGCTGGAGCCCAACGCCATCCCTCATTATGACGATCGTTTGAAGTTGCCGTACGTTGAGGCATTCCTGCTCGAGGTCCAACGTTACTTTAGCATCGCTCCAGTGAATGGACCAAGACGAGCAGTTGCTGACTGTACGCTGGGTGGGTATCGAGTACCGAAGGACACAACCGTGCTGATGGGACTGCGCAACGTGCACATGGATCCGGAGCATTGGGGCGATCCGGAAGTGTTTCGACCGGAACGGTTCCTGAACGAGCAGCGGCAGATCGTCAACACGGAACGGCTGCTGCCGTTTGGACAGGGCAAGCGACGATGTCTGGGGGAAACATTGGCACGCTCGTGTCTGTTTACGTTCTTCATGGGTGTGATGAAGCGGTTCTGTCTGGTGGGAACGGACGAAGCGTCGGAGGATGGCACGAGTATGGCACCGTCGTTGACGCTGAAGCCAGGAATCACTCTATCGGCGAAACCGTACCATGTGGTGTTTCAGCCGAGAAGAAACCAGAAAGGACGTTTGCAAGAAGAGATTAAGGAAAGGATAAATTATGTACAGTAA
- the LOC125906790 gene encoding zinc finger protein 37-like, whose translation MTTSNEIDFDSPFVKKEQCCKICGETEGPMESIFCKADDTAMLNKIYKCTRVEVTPVCGLISPVCEHCHRRIDAFDENAPPKVIEYVIKTDLDPEPLDYDPLNVGDISDPMGDDVKSEDDSEEPACIYVTKIVKRRGRRKASDEPVRSRAARRPGRPKLKVEPKKPRKSSSSLREEKTSLDEGSSCENEADHLGERPSSEKERSSSQDEDNSKFTDLDSDLDDDEALDHEEGEEEESALDEEVDEHTNSEEEPRKRGRPKRTARGATSKSPKQCEVCGKQVKYMAEHMRQHLIESQHPCPHCDRTFVQANNLRYHIRKHLGEKPYACKQCKKRFYCEAHLKSHMRVHGPQGLFQCTVCSKSFNQECNLKKHLRVHTGEKPYVCDKCGKRFNSTSNLRNHARLHTEERPLTCDHCAKSFVDVHHLQRHIRVHTGERPYICHVCFQAFYCQTGLMEHLKTHIEKKNIKLD comes from the exons ATGACCACCAGCAATGAGATTGATTTCGATAG CCCCTTCGTGAAGAAGGAACAGTGTTGCAAAATTTGTGGCGAAACCGAGGGGCcgatggaatcgattttttGCAAAGCGGACGACACTGCCATGCTGAACAAAATCTACAAATGCACCCGGGTGGAG GTGACACCGGTTTGTGGCTTGATTTCCCCAGTCTGTGAGCACTGCCATCGACGGATCGATGCGTTCGATGAGAATGCACCGCCAAAGGTGATAGAGTACGTGATCAAGACCGATCTGGACCCGGAACCGCTCGACTATGATCCGCTGAATGTAGGCGACATTTCCGATCCGAtgggtgatgatg TCAAATCTGAAGATGATTCGGAAGAACCAGCATGTATTTACGTGACGAAAATTGTCAAACGTAGAGGAAGACGGAAAGCCAGCGACGAGCCAGTTCGAAGCAGAGCTGCACGACGGCCAGGTCGACCGAAACTAAAGGTTGAACCTAAGAAACCTCGAAAGAGTTCTAGTAGCTTACGCGAAGAAAAAACTTCCTTGGACGAGGGAAGCTCTTGCGAAAATGAAGCGGATCATTTGGGCGAACGACCGTCATCAGAAAAAGAGCGTTCCTCTTCCCAGGACGAGGACAATTCCAAATTCACCGATCTTGATTCAGATCTCGATGACGATGAAGCACTTGACCAcgaggagggggaggaggaagAATCCGCTCTGGATGAGGAAGTGGATGAGCACACCAACTCCGAGGAAGAGCCCCGCAAACGTGGACGCCCAAAACGTACCGCCCGGGGAGCAACGTCAAAAAGCCCAAAGCAGTGCGAAGTGTGCGGCAAGCAGGTGAAGTATATGGCGGAACACATGCGGCAGCATCTGATCGAATCGCAGCATCCCTGCCCACACTGCGACCGGACGTTCGTGCAGGCCAACAATCTCCGCTACCACATACGGAAGCATCTCGGCGAGAAACCGTACGCGTGCAAGCAGTGCAAAAAGCGATTCTACTGCGAGGCACACCTCAAGTCGCATATGCGTGTGCACGGACCGCAGGGCCTGTTCCAGTGTACCGTCTGCTCGAAAAGCTTCAACCAGGAGTGCAACCTGAAGAAGCATTTGCGTGTGCACACGGGCGAAAAGCCGTACGTGTGTGATAAGTGCGGGAAGCGCTTCAACAGCACGTCCAATCTGCGCAACCACGCCCGGCTGCACACGGAGGAGCGGCCGCTGACGTGCGATCACTGTGCGAAAAGCTTCGTCGATGTGCATCATCTGCAGCGGCACATTCGTGTCCATACGG GTGAACGACCGTACATTTGTCACGTGTGCTTTCAAGCATTCTACTGCCAGACCGGGCTGATGGAGCATCTGAAAACGCACATCGAGAAGAAGAACATTAAATTagattaa